In Arthrobacter sp. SLBN-83, one DNA window encodes the following:
- a CDS encoding Tat pathway signal protein, with amino-acid sequence MDSNQKNPQGEPEDGPPNGADSAGGSSGPGSSAKPPPWQVPKPELRPELLNQPVTPVDPFAREREKQLNDGAARKKRSQRRAVVVGLGVTALLAGTITAVVASNEDDPEYAQVCFNDETGERVEDRNCDSSAGRGGGIYAWYFYSRGASVPSIGQNRSTAPNYTRTVPSGAKASTGYSSKGGTVSRGGFGSIAKSGSSGGGGKVSGG; translated from the coding sequence GTGGATTCGAACCAGAAAAACCCACAAGGGGAACCGGAGGACGGGCCCCCGAATGGGGCGGACAGCGCCGGGGGCAGCAGTGGTCCGGGCAGCAGCGCCAAACCCCCGCCCTGGCAGGTGCCCAAGCCTGAGCTGCGTCCCGAGCTCCTCAACCAACCCGTTACTCCAGTGGACCCGTTCGCGCGCGAGCGGGAAAAGCAGCTCAACGATGGCGCGGCGCGAAAGAAGCGCTCCCAGCGCCGCGCGGTGGTGGTGGGCCTGGGCGTGACCGCCCTCCTGGCGGGCACCATTACGGCCGTGGTGGCCAGCAACGAGGACGATCCCGAGTATGCCCAGGTGTGCTTCAACGATGAAACCGGCGAGCGCGTTGAAGACAGGAACTGCGACAGCTCCGCTGGCCGCGGCGGCGGCATCTACGCCTGGTACTTCTACTCCCGCGGAGCCAGCGTCCCCTCGATCGGCCAGAACCGGTCCACCGCACCCAACTACACACGGACTGTTCCCAGCGGGGCCAAGGCTTCCACGGGTTACAGCAGCAAGGGCGGCACGGTGAGCCGCGGCGGTTTTGGGTCAATCGCCAAGAGCGGTTCCAGCGGCGGCGGCGGAAAGGTTTCGGGGGGCTGA
- a CDS encoding MOSC domain-containing protein, which translates to MESGSVLAVCRVHQLLGDQGSIGVTAIDKRPTNGPVKVHKLGLRGDIQANRAHHGGEDQAVYAYSQADADYWAGALGRELPPGSFGENLRVSGIEATHAVIGERWKVGSGVELEVTSPRTPCATFQRRMKEPQWVKRFTDEGRVGTYLRVIRTGSIRAGDTIERTFVPRHGITIGRWFSEPDAEAIEALRGAEADGEIRLQDEYHARFEVLLRRLGQ; encoded by the coding sequence ATGGAATCAGGTTCTGTCCTTGCCGTCTGCCGTGTCCACCAGCTCCTGGGGGACCAGGGCAGCATCGGCGTCACCGCCATCGACAAGCGCCCGACCAATGGCCCGGTCAAGGTCCACAAGCTCGGCCTGCGCGGGGACATCCAGGCCAACCGGGCACACCACGGCGGGGAGGACCAGGCCGTCTACGCCTACTCCCAGGCCGACGCCGATTACTGGGCCGGCGCTCTGGGCCGGGAACTGCCGCCGGGCAGCTTCGGTGAGAACCTGAGGGTGTCCGGCATCGAAGCCACCCATGCGGTGATCGGGGAGCGCTGGAAGGTGGGGTCCGGCGTCGAACTCGAAGTCACCTCCCCGCGCACCCCCTGCGCTACGTTCCAGCGCCGGATGAAGGAACCGCAGTGGGTCAAGCGGTTCACGGACGAGGGGCGGGTGGGGACGTACCTGCGCGTCATCCGCACCGGCAGCATCCGGGCCGGCGACACCATCGAGCGGACCTTCGTGCCGCGCCACGGCATCACCATCGGCAGGTGGTTCAGTGAACCGGACGCAGAGGCCATCGAGGCCCTCCGCGGCGCAGAGGCCGACGGCGAGATCAGGCTCCAGGACGAATACCACGCCAGGTTTGAGGTACTGCTGCGGCGGCTGGGGCAGTAG
- a CDS encoding DEAD/DEAH box helicase, giving the protein MPENQNETTAVIEDAPVAAAEAPTNSEAPAAEAPAADADENTVKFTDLGIDGRVLAALQDVGYEKPSPIQAATIPLLLEGRDVVGLAQTGTGKTAAFAVPALSRLAELHDLNGPSRKTQALVLAPTRELALQVAEAFTSYAKHIDDFTVLPVYGGSAYGPQLAGLRRGAQVVVGTPGRVIDHISKGSLDLSELQYLVLDEADEMLRMGFAEDVEQIFQQTPEDRQVALFSATMPGQIRRMSKQYLNDPAEISVKTKTTTGNNIRQRYLQIMGPQKLDAMTRILEVEEFDGVIAFVRTKMATEDLADKLKSRGFQAAAINGDIPQQQRERTVDALKEGRIDILVATDVAARGLDVERISHVINYDIPHDTESYVHRIGRTGRAGRNGDAILFMTPREKYLLRAIEKATRQPVEQMHLPTAETVNTLRLGKFADRITETLASEDVSMFRDLIASYEEEHKVPAAEIAAALAVMAQGGQPLLVKELPAAPEFQKRERSKDGFGSRGPSRQLTEGNATYRIAVGRRQRVMPGSIVGAIANEGGISSAQIGGIDIRSDHSLVELPADLSQDQLRALSRTRIGGELIHLELDNGRRPSGDRPSYQGNRGGNFKGNGGFKKEFRKNDGERSSADRGGRSYSERSERSFSGHGDGSRKPRQGDFNRKGKW; this is encoded by the coding sequence ATGCCCGAAAACCAGAACGAAACCACCGCCGTTATTGAGGACGCCCCCGTGGCCGCCGCTGAGGCTCCCACGAACTCCGAGGCTCCCGCAGCCGAGGCACCTGCCGCGGACGCTGACGAAAACACCGTGAAGTTCACCGACCTCGGCATCGACGGCCGCGTCCTTGCCGCCCTCCAGGATGTCGGGTACGAAAAGCCGTCCCCCATCCAGGCAGCCACCATCCCGCTGCTGCTCGAAGGCCGCGACGTGGTGGGCCTGGCACAGACCGGTACCGGCAAGACTGCAGCATTCGCAGTGCCGGCGCTGTCCCGCCTGGCCGAACTCCACGACCTCAACGGCCCCTCCCGCAAGACCCAGGCCCTGGTCCTGGCCCCCACCCGCGAGCTGGCGCTCCAGGTGGCCGAGGCCTTTACCTCCTACGCCAAGCACATCGATGACTTCACCGTGCTGCCCGTCTACGGCGGCTCCGCCTACGGTCCCCAGCTGGCCGGCCTGCGCCGCGGCGCCCAGGTGGTTGTGGGTACCCCCGGCCGCGTGATCGACCACATCTCCAAGGGGTCCCTGGACCTGTCCGAGCTGCAGTACCTGGTGCTGGACGAGGCTGACGAGATGCTGCGCATGGGCTTCGCCGAAGACGTGGAGCAGATCTTCCAGCAGACCCCCGAGGACCGCCAGGTGGCGCTGTTCTCGGCCACCATGCCTGGCCAGATCCGCCGCATGTCCAAGCAGTACCTGAACGATCCCGCAGAGATCTCGGTCAAGACCAAGACCACCACGGGCAACAACATCCGCCAGCGGTACCTGCAGATCATGGGCCCGCAGAAGCTCGATGCCATGACCCGCATCCTTGAGGTGGAAGAGTTCGACGGCGTCATCGCCTTCGTGCGCACCAAGATGGCCACCGAGGACCTGGCTGACAAGCTGAAGTCCCGCGGTTTCCAGGCTGCCGCCATCAACGGCGACATCCCGCAGCAGCAGCGTGAGCGTACCGTTGACGCGCTGAAGGAAGGCCGCATCGACATCCTGGTGGCCACCGACGTTGCCGCCCGCGGCCTGGACGTGGAGCGCATCAGCCACGTCATCAACTACGACATCCCGCACGACACCGAGTCCTACGTGCACCGCATCGGCCGCACCGGCCGCGCGGGCCGTAACGGTGACGCCATCCTGTTCATGACGCCGCGTGAGAAGTACCTGCTGCGCGCCATCGAGAAGGCCACCCGCCAGCCGGTGGAGCAGATGCACCTGCCCACCGCGGAGACCGTGAACACCCTTCGCCTGGGCAAGTTCGCGGACCGGATCACCGAGACCCTCGCCTCCGAGGACGTTTCCATGTTCCGCGACCTCATCGCCTCCTACGAGGAAGAGCACAAGGTGCCGGCCGCAGAAATCGCTGCGGCACTGGCCGTCATGGCCCAGGGCGGGCAGCCGTTGCTGGTCAAGGAACTGCCTGCTGCTCCCGAGTTCCAGAAGCGCGAGCGCTCCAAGGACGGCTTCGGCTCACGCGGTCCCAGCCGCCAGCTGACCGAAGGCAACGCCACCTACCGCATCGCGGTGGGACGCCGCCAGCGCGTCATGCCCGGCTCGATCGTAGGCGCCATCGCCAACGAGGGCGGCATCTCCTCCGCGCAGATCGGCGGCATCGACATCCGCTCGGACCACTCCCTGGTGGAACTGCCCGCGGACCTGAGCCAGGACCAGCTGCGCGCACTGTCCCGCACCCGGATCGGCGGCGAGCTGATCCACCTGGAACTGGACAACGGCCGCCGTCCCTCCGGCGACCGCCCCAGCTACCAGGGCAACCGCGGCGGCAACTTCAAGGGCAACGGCGGCTTCAAAAAGGAATTCCGGAAGAACGACGGCGAACGGTCCTCGGCTGACCGCGGCGGCCGTTCGTACAGCGAGCGTTCCGAGCGTTCCTTCAGCGGCCACGGCGACGGCTCCCGCAAGCCCCGCCAGGGCGACTTCAACCGCAAGGGCAAGTGGTAA